The Gammaproteobacteria bacterium genomic interval TCGATCTCGCCGGTCAACACGCCGTAGGCGCCGTGGATTTGCAAAGCGTCAAGCCCGTTCTGCACGGCGCCGTCCGACGCCAACAGCTTCGCCATCGCCGAGCTGATGGGATGCGACTTGCCTTGGTCGAGATGCCACGCGGCTTTGTGAACCGCGAGCCGCGCGGTTTCGAGGCGCAAGTACATGGCGACCAGCTTGTGGCCAATGGCTTGATGGTCGCCAATCGCTTGGCCGAATTGTTGGCGCGATTCGCTGCGCGCCAACGTCAGATCGAACTGGCGCTGCATAAGACCCAGGTAGAGCGCGAACAAACAAGTGCGCTCCCATTCCATCGATGCCTGGAACACGGCACCGCCACTACCCTCGGCACCGATACGATCGTGTTCGCCGATCCAAACGTCGTCGAACACGATATCGCCCATGGCGGTGGTGCGCAGGCCGACCTTTTCGTGCGCCGTGGCGCTGACGGTCACGCCGGGTGCGTGCCGATCCAAGATGAAGGTGCTGAGATCGAAAAAATTTCCGTTATCGGCAGTACGCGCGTGCACGATCAGGAAATCGGCGACCGGCGCGTTGGTGATATAAGTTTTTTGACCACGCAGACGGTAGCCATCTGCTTCTTTGACGGCACGCGTCTGTATCGCGAATACGTCCGAGCCGACGTCGATTTCGGTGACAGCATGTGCGCCGATCAAACCTTGCGCTCGGATCTTGGGCAACCAACGCCGCGATAGCTCGTCGCCGCCGTAGCTAACCAGTGGATGGATACACGCGCACAGATGCGCGGCAAACGCGAATACCAATCCCGTATCCAAGCAGTGCTCGCCCAACGCTTCCAGCGCCACTGCCGTATCCAACGCGCCATACCCGCGCCCGCCGAACGACTCGGGCACGAGCAAAGCATCGAGACCGTGTGCGCTCAACACCTTCCAAAGATCGCGCGAGAACACACCGTCGGCGTCGCGCTGCGTCAGATGGGGATCGACGAGCTGCAGGCACACCTGCGCAATCTCTTGGCGAATGTCTTGTTGTTTTTTGCTGTAGGCGAAATCCATCGGCGTTATTCGCGATATGCTTCCAGTAACAAATGAAAGTTGATCCCGCCGGTACCGAAAGCATTAATCGCCGCGCGCTTCGGGCGCTCGGCGTTAAAAGACCATGCTTGGTTTTCCTTTAGGACGTCGAAGTTCTTTGTATCGAGCGCCAGCACCGGATTGATCTCTCCGCGAATCACATTGGCGGGATAGCAATCCTGCTCCATCGCCAGCAGCACTTTATGGACGCTGGCCATGCCGGCTGCGGCGAAGCAATGGCCGAAGCGGGTTTTGAGCGCGCCCAATTTCAGCACCTGATCGGAACCGCGCGGATAGACGTCGGCTAACGATTGAATTTCGATCTCATCGCCGATAGTCGTACCGGTGCCGTGGGTCTCGACGTAGTCGACGGCATCGGATTCATACGCGACTTGAGCGAATGCCCGCGTCATCGACTTGACCTGCCCCGCTACATTCGGCGCGATGACTGATTTGCTTTCAGTACAACTGCCAACGGCGTTGAGCACACCGTGAATCCGCTGACCAGTGCGCTTAGCATCCGCGAGCCGGGTTAGCACCAGCGTTCCGGCGCCGTCGCCCGGCGTAAAGCCGGTGGCTTGATCGGTGAAGGTGGCGATCAGGTCCGGCGCCAACATGCGCTGCGATGAGCACAGACATAAGTCGGTTATGTTGACGGGCAGTTCCACGCCTGTCACCAACGCCAAGTCGCAGCGACCGGAACGCAAGCGGTTCATGGCAAGCTCAATGGCCGCCAGCGAACCAGCGCACGCCGCCTCGACGGCGACATAGCTCGCCGGCGCACCGAACTGCTCGGCGACTTGCCGGCTAATACCGCTAGCAGCCAGATGTTCGAGATCGAGTGATGTGGGCAACTGTTGCGCGAGCGCACGCTCAACGGCACGTAGTCCGGCGTCGACGTCGGCCGCGGGCAACTGCAACTCATCGGCGGTTTCATACAGAAGGTCTTCGAACTTTCCGTAGAGAAATTTGAACGCCGCCTGTTTTTCCTGCTCCAGCGTCAGGTTGGATGCCGTCACTGCCAGGACACGTAACGGCCACTTCACCAAATTGGCCAACGCGCCCACGCCCTGCGCCGCTTCGCGCGCCGCCGCGCGCGCAGCCACATGAGCGGCGCTATGACAGCTGTCGTCCGATAATTGCCGAGCGATCCGTCCGATATCCAGCGTCGAGGCACGCTGCACGTAGTAACTGGCTGGCTCAGCGGGATCGGGATGCCAATAAATCTCCGGCTTGAAGTACGCCGAACGCAGCTCACTAAAACACTCGTCGTTACTCGTTAATCGTTGCCAATATTCCTGCAAGCCGACGGCCTTGCCATAACAGCCGCCCAGACCGATGACGGCAATGCCCTGAGCTTCATTTGTGGATCCGTTCAGAGGAACATATGAAGGTTCCGAACACGTCGGGAGCGATGGAACCGTCGCGGAGAAATCGCTGCCGAGCTTGATCGCAAACCCGTTCCCGTGCAGACCGATGCCGGCCACTAAGGTGCTGACGCGTTCCTGGTCGATGGCGATGACCTGCCGTGGAATTATTAAATTCGACCACTTGGAAAATCGGCTCGACACGTCGTCATGCGGCGCTACCGACGGTGGGATTTGTCGGTGTTGAATGACCAATAAAGCTTTAATAAACGATGCGAATACGCTCGCAGCATAGGTGTACCCGGTGACGCTTTGGGCCGCGCCGACATAGCAAGCGCCGTCATTCGTCGAACCACGGGTCGCGGCGATACTGGACAGCCAATCGGCAAAACCCGCCTCTCCGCGATTACGGACCGTATCTATATATAAGAGTGACGGGTCGCTAAGCGGCGCTTTCCATGGGCTGACGTCACCAGCGCTGTCATTGCCGGGCAACGGCGCCGAATAGGCGGTATCGATGTAGGCTAATGCCTTCGACTCCGGTCGTTCGCAGGCCTTCAGCACCACCGCACACACGCCCTCACCGAAACCACCGACACCGTCCGCACTAAACGGCGCACCACACCGCGATACATCGACCCCCTGCTTTGCCAACACCTCCAGCATCAACGGTGATTCCAACCGCTGTCCGCCGATAATAAGCACCGCCTTGGCGCGGCGCTGCTGCAAGGCGTCGATCGCACTGATAAACGCCTCGATGCCACCGCTGTCGAGCGACTCCAGCGCCATTGCCCGGCCACGCAACTTGAAATAAGCAGCGATCCGCGCCGGGATTGTGCTCGCCATCTCGCCGACCTTGTCGTGCGACGTGGCAGTGAAGGCGTGCTGTAGTTTTTTCTTGATCTGCGCGGTAATCCGCGGGCGCAATGCCGGATCGAGTGGCGTCGCAAATTCCACAGCCAGTTGCTGACCGAACAAACGTGCATAATTTTCATAAGCGCGGTTCAGGCCGAAGCCCGTGCAAAAAATAACGTCGGTGAGTTCAGCATCGATCTCCCCCTGTTCCAGCCCGGCTTGCGTCAACGCTTGCTGCGCGACCTCGAACAAATGCAACTGAATCTCGTTGATGGAATCTCGGTAAATCGGTGGCACGTTGAATTGCCCATAACTAGCCCTGGGCTGATCGATACGTTGAACATT includes:
- a CDS encoding polyketide synthase, translating into MTVASAGVPRVAVTGVACRFAGANNLDELWQRFVEHSPWHDSRTNVQRIDQPRASYGQFNVPPIYRDSINEIQLHLFEVAQQALTQAGLEQGEIDAELTDVIFCTGFGLNRAYENYARLFGQQLAVEFATPLDPALRPRITAQIKKKLQHAFTATSHDKVGEMASTIPARIAAYFKLRGRAMALESLDSGGIEAFISAIDALQQRRAKAVLIIGGQRLESPLMLEVLAKQGVDVSRCGAPFSADGVGGFGEGVCAVVLKACERPESKALAYIDTAYSAPLPGNDSAGDVSPWKAPLSDPSLLYIDTVRNRGEAGFADWLSSIAATRGSTNDGACYVGAAQSVTGYTYAASVFASFIKALLVIQHRQIPPSVAPHDDVSSRFSKWSNLIIPRQVIAIDQERVSTLVAGIGLHGNGFAIKLGSDFSATVPSLPTCSEPSYVPLNGSTNEAQGIAVIGLGGCYGKAVGLQEYWQRLTSNDECFSELRSAYFKPEIYWHPDPAEPASYYVQRASTLDIGRIARQLSDDSCHSAAHVAARAAAREAAQGVGALANLVKWPLRVLAVTASNLTLEQEKQAAFKFLYGKFEDLLYETADELQLPAADVDAGLRAVERALAQQLPTSLDLEHLAASGISRQVAEQFGAPASYVAVEAACAGSLAAIELAMNRLRSGRCDLALVTGVELPVNITDLCLCSSQRMLAPDLIATFTDQATGFTPGDGAGTLVLTRLADAKRTGQRIHGVLNAVGSCTESKSVIAPNVAGQVKSMTRAFAQVAYESDAVDYVETHGTGTTIGDEIEIQSLADVYPRGSDQVLKLGALKTRFGHCFAAAGMASVHKVLLAMEQDCYPANVIRGEINPVLALDTKNFDVLKENQAWSFNAERPKRAAINAFGTGGINFHLLLEAYRE
- a CDS encoding acyl-CoA/acyl-ACP dehydrogenase; amino-acid sequence: MDFAYSKKQQDIRQEIAQVCLQLVDPHLTQRDADGVFSRDLWKVLSAHGLDALLVPESFGGRGYGALDTAVALEALGEHCLDTGLVFAFAAHLCACIHPLVSYGGDELSRRWLPKIRAQGLIGAHAVTEIDVGSDVFAIQTRAVKEADGYRLRGQKTYITNAPVADFLIVHARTADNGNFFDLSTFILDRHAPGVTVSATAHEKVGLRTTAMGDIVFDDVWIGEHDRIGAEGSGGAVFQASMEWERTCLFALYLGLMQRQFDLTLARSESRQQFGQAIGDHQAIGHKLVAMYLRLETARLAVHKAAWHLDQGKSHPISSAMAKLLASDGAVQNGLDALQIHGAYGVLTGEIERQLRNSLPSTIFSGTTEVLKNNLARQLRTAAVRRRKPATM